A genomic segment from Desulfurispirillum indicum S5 encodes:
- a CDS encoding response regulator: MIPEIRILIVDDDLRIANLHQRFVEKLEHFETVGIANRIVDAMEMVEILQPDVVLLDLFFPEGNGMELLFHIRSRKQPCDIILITAAREIASLQEALRGGVFDYIIKPVSFPRFQESLLNYHTYFQHLQSGNLLDQQDVDRFLHIQHTPDPSSGTMPKGIDPLTLSKVRKVFDDSALTDINAEEMGRAIGTSRSTARRYLEFLVAEGFLKADLIYGAVGRPERRYLRR; this comes from the coding sequence ATGATCCCAGAAATCCGCATTCTCATCGTAGATGATGACCTTCGCATTGCCAACTTGCACCAGCGATTTGTTGAAAAACTTGAGCACTTTGAAACTGTCGGCATCGCCAACCGCATCGTGGATGCGATGGAAATGGTCGAAATCCTGCAGCCCGATGTGGTGCTGCTGGATCTCTTTTTTCCCGAGGGCAATGGCATGGAGCTGCTTTTTCATATCAGATCCAGGAAGCAACCATGTGACATCATCCTCATTACCGCTGCCCGAGAGATCGCCTCTCTCCAGGAAGCCTTGCGTGGAGGAGTTTTCGACTACATCATCAAGCCAGTCTCCTTTCCGCGCTTCCAGGAGTCGCTGCTGAATTACCACACCTATTTTCAGCACCTGCAATCCGGCAACCTCCTGGATCAGCAGGATGTGGATCGATTTCTGCACATCCAGCATACGCCGGACCCTTCAAGTGGCACCATGCCCAAAGGCATCGACCCTCTGACCTTGAGCAAAGTTCGGAAAGTATTCGACGACTCTGCCCTGACGGATATCAATGCCGAGGAAATGGGTCGTGCCATCGGTACCAGTCGTTCTACTGCCCGTCGTTACCTGGAGTTTCTGGTTGCCGAGGGATTTCTCAAAGCTGATCTCATCTATGGCGCTGTGGGGAGGCCGGAACGCCGCTATCTGCGCCGCTGA